In a single window of the Salmo trutta chromosome 21, fSalTru1.1, whole genome shotgun sequence genome:
- the LOC115156611 gene encoding arf-GAP domain and FG repeat-containing protein 1 isoform X1, with the protein MATSAKRKQEETHLKMLREMTSQPPNRKCFDCDQRGPTYANMTVGSFVCTTCSGILRGLNPPHRVKSISMTTFTQQEIEFLQKHTNEVCKHIWLGLYNDRTLVVPDFHEPQKVKEFLQEKYEKKRWYVSPDQARTVATAQASKSGTSASSTGSTPEVQPLKTLQLNKTPPTRQSPVVVRSQAYPIVQEKKFDLLSDLGGDIFAAPPSQAASNSNFANFAHFPSQSATQVNSNANFANFEAFGNSGVPSHFSTSPPSQSFASGRGVPVPSVAGAVPAPSQLGISAEDRYAALAELDNELSSSAPTGSSVQGNMFGAVLGTSPAQTQPVLPSMHVQQGFGAIPSNNPFVAAAPDMATNPFQTNGIAPAAASFGTGSMSMPAGFGNPSSYCLPTSFSGTFQQPFPGQAPCPYTQPGAYHPQQPNGPGGYPVYGQTKPSMTPFGQPMAGPGMTNNPFMAGAPAGSYPAGGSSTNPFL; encoded by the exons ATGGCGACGAGTGCGAAGCGAAAGCAAGAGGAGACGCATCTCAAGATGCTTCGGGAAATGACTAGCCAACCCCCGAATAGGAAGTGCTTTGATTGCGACCAGCGCGGCCCGACTTATGCCAACATGACAGTGGGTTCCTTCGTCTGTACCACCTGTTCTGGCATCTT ACGAGGGCTGAACCCCCCCCACAGAGTGAAGTCCATCTCTATGACCACCTTCACGCAACAGGAAATTGAATTCCTACAGAAACACACCAACGAG GTTTGTAAACACATCTGGTTGGGGCTGTACAATGACAGGACATTGGTTGTTCCAGACTTCCACGAACCCCAGAAAGTAAAAGAATTCCTCCAGGAAAAGTACGAGAAAAAAAGATG GTACGTCTCTCCAGACCAGGCTAGGACGGTAGCCACAGCCCAGGCCTCCAAGTCGGGCACCTCAGCCAGCAGCACAGGCAGCACCCCGGAGGTCCAGCCCCTGAAAACCCTGCAGCTTAACAAGACCCCCCCAACGCGTCAG tCGCCGGTGGTGGTTCGCTCCCAGGCCTATCCTATAGTTCAGGAGAAGAAGTTTGACCTCCTATCTGACCTGGGTGGAGACATCTTTGCCGCTCCGCCCTCTCAGGCTGCCAGCAACTCCAACTTTGCCAACTTTGCACATTTCCCGAGCCAGTCAG CGACTCAGGTTAACTCAAACGCCAACTTTGCCAACTTTGAGGCGTTTGGCAACTCTGGAGTACCTTCACATTTCAGCACCTCACCCCCCTCACAGTCCTTTGCATCAG gGCGAGGTGTCCCAGTGCCGTCGGTGGCCGGTGCTGTACCGGCTCCGTCCCAGCTGGGCATTTCAGCAGAGGACCGCTACGCTGCTCTTGCTGAGCTGGACAATGAGCTGAGCTCTTCGGCCCCCACAGGGAGCAGTGTCCAGGG GAATATGTTTGGAGCTGTGTTGGGAACCTCGCCTGCCCAGACTCAGCCAGTATTACCCAGCATGCATGTGCAGCAAGGCTTTGGAG CCATCCCGTCCAATAACCCATTTGTTGCCGCCGCCCCGGATATGGCCACCAACCCCTTCCAGACTAATGGTATAGCACCGgccgcag CCTCGTTTGGCACAGGCTCTATGAGTATGCCTGCTGGCTTTGGGAACCCGTCCTCTTACTGCCTCCCGACCAGTTTCAGTGGGACCTTCCAGCAGCCCTTCCCTGGCCAGGCACCCTGCCCTTACACCCAGCCGGGGGCCTACCACCCCCAGCAACCCAATG GCCCTGGTGGATACCCAGTCTACGGGCAGACCAAGCCCTCCATGACCCCCTTTGGGCAGCCCATGGCTGGGCCGGGGATGACCAATAACCCATTCATG GCGGGAGCCCCGGCTGGATCCTACCCCGCTGGAGGCTCTTCCACCAACCCCTTCCTGTAG
- the LOC115156611 gene encoding arf-GAP domain and FG repeat-containing protein 1 isoform X2 — protein sequence MATSAKRKQEETHLKMLREMTSQPPNRKCFDCDQRGPTYANMTVGSFVCTTCSGILRGLNPPHRVKSISMTTFTQQEIEFLQKHTNEVCKHIWLGLYNDRTLVVPDFHEPQKVKEFLQEKYEKKRWYVSPDQARTVATAQASKSGTSASSTGSTPEVQPLKTLQLNKTPPTRQSPVVVRSQAYPIVQEKKFDLLSDLGGDIFAAPPSQAASNSNFANFAHFPSQSATQVNSNANFANFEAFGNSGVPSHFSTSPPSQSFASGRGVPVPSVAGAVPAPSQLGISAEDRYAALAELDNELSSSAPTGSSVQGNMFGAVLGTSPAQTQPVLPSMHVQQGFGAIPSNNPFVAAAPDMATNPFQTNASFGTGSMSMPAGFGNPSSYCLPTSFSGTFQQPFPGQAPCPYTQPGAYHPQQPNGPGGYPVYGQTKPSMTPFGQPMAGPGMTNNPFMAGAPAGSYPAGGSSTNPFL from the exons ATGGCGACGAGTGCGAAGCGAAAGCAAGAGGAGACGCATCTCAAGATGCTTCGGGAAATGACTAGCCAACCCCCGAATAGGAAGTGCTTTGATTGCGACCAGCGCGGCCCGACTTATGCCAACATGACAGTGGGTTCCTTCGTCTGTACCACCTGTTCTGGCATCTT ACGAGGGCTGAACCCCCCCCACAGAGTGAAGTCCATCTCTATGACCACCTTCACGCAACAGGAAATTGAATTCCTACAGAAACACACCAACGAG GTTTGTAAACACATCTGGTTGGGGCTGTACAATGACAGGACATTGGTTGTTCCAGACTTCCACGAACCCCAGAAAGTAAAAGAATTCCTCCAGGAAAAGTACGAGAAAAAAAGATG GTACGTCTCTCCAGACCAGGCTAGGACGGTAGCCACAGCCCAGGCCTCCAAGTCGGGCACCTCAGCCAGCAGCACAGGCAGCACCCCGGAGGTCCAGCCCCTGAAAACCCTGCAGCTTAACAAGACCCCCCCAACGCGTCAG tCGCCGGTGGTGGTTCGCTCCCAGGCCTATCCTATAGTTCAGGAGAAGAAGTTTGACCTCCTATCTGACCTGGGTGGAGACATCTTTGCCGCTCCGCCCTCTCAGGCTGCCAGCAACTCCAACTTTGCCAACTTTGCACATTTCCCGAGCCAGTCAG CGACTCAGGTTAACTCAAACGCCAACTTTGCCAACTTTGAGGCGTTTGGCAACTCTGGAGTACCTTCACATTTCAGCACCTCACCCCCCTCACAGTCCTTTGCATCAG gGCGAGGTGTCCCAGTGCCGTCGGTGGCCGGTGCTGTACCGGCTCCGTCCCAGCTGGGCATTTCAGCAGAGGACCGCTACGCTGCTCTTGCTGAGCTGGACAATGAGCTGAGCTCTTCGGCCCCCACAGGGAGCAGTGTCCAGGG GAATATGTTTGGAGCTGTGTTGGGAACCTCGCCTGCCCAGACTCAGCCAGTATTACCCAGCATGCATGTGCAGCAAGGCTTTGGAG CCATCCCGTCCAATAACCCATTTGTTGCCGCCGCCCCGGATATGGCCACCAACCCCTTCCAGACTAATG CCTCGTTTGGCACAGGCTCTATGAGTATGCCTGCTGGCTTTGGGAACCCGTCCTCTTACTGCCTCCCGACCAGTTTCAGTGGGACCTTCCAGCAGCCCTTCCCTGGCCAGGCACCCTGCCCTTACACCCAGCCGGGGGCCTACCACCCCCAGCAACCCAATG GCCCTGGTGGATACCCAGTCTACGGGCAGACCAAGCCCTCCATGACCCCCTTTGGGCAGCCCATGGCTGGGCCGGGGATGACCAATAACCCATTCATG GCGGGAGCCCCGGCTGGATCCTACCCCGCTGGAGGCTCTTCCACCAACCCCTTCCTGTAG
- the zgc:110269 gene encoding probable flap endonuclease 1 homolog: MGITKLADLIRSDAPGAISYKEICDYTGKVIALDTSIVLNQFRTAVPNLQLLGPLTGLFFRTLTFLEHDIKPLFVFDGKPPGEKRAVLEKRAQAAGWSSPSRSGAVSPQTRDCLHLLKLMGVPIIQAPGDGEALCAHLVKQGIVDAVASEDMDTLPFGGNILIRQLNAKKNSEVIEYSLPKLLDILKITHEEFVDLCILLGCDYCDKITGLGPKRALTLVQQHRNIENVVLNINRKTHPVPLFWQYQDARKLFLDAPLTELPNLVWTEPDEEALVHFLCHEKHVKEQRVRGRMQKFSEKRERLRKEREEDKAAGQSRQTRMEDFFRVTRKRQQPSETGDSIGTKEKRARPK, encoded by the exons ATGGGTATTACAAAACTGGCAGATTTGATTCGTAGCGATGCGCCTGGAGCTATTTCTTACAAAGAGATCTGCGACTACACAG GAAAGGTCATTGCGTTGGACACCTCCATTGTTCTGAACCAGTTCCGCACTGCAGTACCAAATCTTCAGTTACTGGG TCCCTTGACAGGTTTGTTCTTTCGAACGCTAACCTTCCTGGAGCATGACATCAAACCATTGTTTGTGTTCGATGGGAAGCCTCCTGGGGAGAAAAGGGCTGTG TTGGAGAAGAGGGCACAGGCTGCAGGCTGGAGCTCCCCCAGTCGTTCAGGAGCAG TGTCCCCTCAGACACGGGACTGTCTCCACCTTCTGAAGCTTATGGGTGTGCCCATCATCCAG gcTCCAGGAGATGGCGAGGCACTATGTGCCCACCTGGTGAAACAGGGCATAGTAGACGCGGTAGCATCAGAAGACATGGACACTCTGCCATTTGGTGGAAACATCCTGATCCGCCAGCTCAACGCCAAGAAAAACAG CGAAGTCATTGAGTACTCTCTACCCAAGCTGCTAGACATTTTGAAGATAACACATGAAGAG TTTGTGGACCTGTGTATCTTGTTGGGCTGTGACTACTGTGACAAAATCACAGGCCTTGGACCTAAGAGAGCTCTGACTCTGGTCCAGCAGCACCGGAACATAGAGAACGTGGTGCTGAACATCAACAGAAAG acCCACCCTGTCCCACTGTTCTGGCAGTATCAGGATGCCCGCAAGCTGTTTTTGGATGCCCCCCTGACCGAGCTCCCGAACCTAGTCTGGACTGAGCCAGATGAGGAGGCCCTGGTCCACTTTCTGTGCCACGAGAAACACGTCAa gGAGCAAAGGGTACGAGGTCGAATGCAGAAGTTCAGTGAGAAGCGTGAACgcctgaggaaggagagggaggaggacaagGCAGCAGGACAGAGCCGACAAACTCGCATGGAGGACTTCTTCCGTGTTACACGGAAAAGGCAACAG CCGTCTGAAACTGGGGATTCCATTGGCACCAAAGAAAAGAGAGCGAGGCCAAAGTGA